The Amycolatopsis sp. DG1A-15b genome contains the following window.
ACCAGAGCGTCGCGAGCAGGACGTTCGACACGGCCCCGACCGGGCCGAACGGCGCCGCGAGCGCGATGGCGAAACCGGCGACCGACGCGGGGATCGCACCGGCGAAGACGTACACGCGCCCGGTGCGGCGGTGCACCGCCGGGTGCTTCTGCCGCAGCCACGGCCAGATCTGCAGCGCGCAGGTCACCATGGCGAGGGCCGCGAAGCCGATGTGCGTGACCAGTACCGGGTAGTACCAGCCGGTCGGGGCGGGGATCCGCGACTGCGCGGGATCGAGCCCGAGGTAGGGCGGCAGTGAGAAGACGAGGAAGGCGGTGACGAGCACGCCCAGCGGGAACACCCACGGGCGGCGCACCCACGGCTTCGGGCAGCGGACTTCGGTCGTCGTCATGGTTCCCCCTGGTTCGTACGGTGTATTCGAACCGTATTTCCGAGGGGGGCGACCGGCAATCGTTGCGGCTGAGGTTGGGGGAGTACCCTGAAACCGTTCTAGGTTCGATCGGTAAGTGTTCTAGTACGGAGTTCCGGTGGCCGAGGCGCCTTACCTGCGGATCGCGGCGGACCTGCGCCGCCGGATCAGCGCGGGCGAGCTGCGGCCGGGCGACCGCGTCCCGTCGACCCGGGCGCTGGTCCGCGAGTGGGGTGTCGCGATGGCGACCGCGGCGAAGGCCCTCTCCGCGCTGGGCGAGCAGGGCTGGGTGCGCGCGGTGCCGGGCAGCGGCACGGTCGTCGCCGACCGGACACCGGTCAAGCCGCCGCTGGGCCGGGACGCGCTGGTGCGCGCGGCCATCGCGCTGGCCGACGCCGAAGGCCTCGCCGCGCTGTCGATGCGGCGGCTGGCGGCCGAGCTGGGGGTCGGCCCGATGGCGCTGTACCGGCACGTGCCGGACAAGGACGAGCTGCTCCGGCTGATGGCCGACGTCGCGCTCGGGCAGGTGGAGCTGCCGGAGCCGGGCCCGGCGCGGTGGCGGCCGCGCCTCGAACTCGCTGCCCGCGCGCAGTGGCGGGCGTACCGCCGTCACCCGTGGCTGGCGCCGATCCTGCTCAATTCCCTGGTCCGCCCCCCGGTACTGGCGGCGGGTCTCCGGCTGGTCGACTGGTCGCTGCGAGCGCTGGCGGGCACCGGCCTGAAGCGGCGGGTGAAGCTGCAGGTGATCATGACGCTCAACGGCTGGGTCGGCGGCCTGGCGGTGAGCAACGCGTTCGAGGTCCAGGCGGAGCAGGACACGGGCATCACGGGCGACCAGCGCCTGCAGGCCGACATGGCGCTGCTGACGCGGTTGCTCGAATCGGGCCGGTTCCCCGCGCTGACCGAGGTGATGACCGGCGTCGAGGACGTCGGCCTCGACGAGGCGTTCGAGTTCGGGTTGCAGCGCCAGCTCGACGGGATCGCCGTGCTGCTGGGATAGGGTGGAACCGGTGTTGATCACCACGGAACGGCTCACGCTCCACGCGTGGTCCGAAGACTTCTTCGACGATCTTTTCGCACTGGCCCAGGTCCCCGAGACGGTCCGGTACGTGGGCACGGGCGAGCCGTGGAGCCACGAGTACACCCTGGCCAAGCACCGCGCGACGCTCGCACACTGGACCGAGCACGGCTTCGGCTGGTTCGCGGTATCGGCGGCGCCGGGTTCGTTCGACGGAGTGGTGTCCCTGGTGCGGCGCAACGCCACGGAGTCGGGCCTCGGCCTGCCGGCGGTGGAGATGGGCTGGTGGATCGCCTCCTCGGGCTGGGGCCGCGGCTACGCCACGGAGGCAACGACGGCGGTGCGCGACCAGGCTTTCGAGTCGCGCTGGGCGGATCGGCTGCTGGCGGTGTACGAGCCGGCGAACGAGCCGTCGGCTCGGGTGGTGGAGAAGCTCGGGTTCACGGCGCACAGCAAGTTCGTGCTGGACGGCCGGGTGGAGCAACGGGCGGTCCTGGAACGCCCGTCGGCCTGACCGGCGAGTCTCTCGGTTGTCCACAGCCTGGCCGCGTTGTGGAGAACCCCGGCCGCTCACCGGCCATTTCGCGGGGTTTGTCGCACCCCGCCGATAGACTGGACCCGGGGGGCGCCCCCGGGGCTGCTGTGTCGGGTCAAGCCCCGACGAGTCGGTCCGAGTATCGCTGACGGAGCTTGAAGATCGTGCGGGCGAGGGCGCGTTCGACCTGGCCGGCGAGGTCACTGACCTCGGCGACCGGATCTGTGGCCTCAATGTCCACTCCGGACTCGAGCGGGCTGTCGGGCCGCGGGTTCAGCCCAGCGCTGCGGCGGCCCGGCCGGCATCGCCAAGGCCGGCCGGGCCATTGCCGGTCAGGCGGACGCCGGGACCGGAACATCGCCGACCCACCGGTGCAGCGCCTCCGCCAGCCCGGCATCACCCGAGTCCGGCGTGCCCACCCAGGCGACGTGCCCGTCCGGCCGCAGCAGCACCGCGTCGGCGTCCGAAGTGGACGGACTCGCAGCGGCCATCACCGCCACCCCGTCCGACCACGCGGCGAACGACCCCGAAGCCGTCAAATCCAGTAGTACCGGCCGCCCGGTGTGCAGCAGTGCCGCCAGGTGCGTCTCCGCTCCCGACACCCGCAGCGGCACGTCCGGCGCCAACCGGCCCAGCCACGGGTGTCCGCCCGGCTCGTAACACGCGTCCAGCCCCGTGATGATCTCCGCCAGTGCGCGGTTCCCCGCCGGGTGCGCCGCCACGCGTCGCATCAGGTCCGCCCACGGCTCCGCGGCGGCTTCCTCCAGCGCCACCTGTGCCCGCGTGTTCGCCAGGATCCGCGCACCCGCCGCGTGCCGCTCGTCGTGGTAGGTGTCCAGGAGGCCCTCCGGGGCTGTTCCTCGCACTGTCGCCGCCAGCTTCCAGCCCAGGTTGAACGCGTCGTCGAGCGCGACGTTCACGCCGATCGCACCCGCCGGCGGGTGGATGTGGGCCGCGTCGCCCGCCAGCAGCACCCGGCCTTCGCGGTACCTCGAGGCCAGGCGGGCCGCGTCGCCGAAGCGGCTCAGCCAGCGGGGCGCGCGCACCTCGACGTGGCGGCCGAGCACCGCGTCCACCTGCGCCTGCAACCGCTCCAGCGTGACCGGCGTGTCCTTGTCCGACGGCGGGTCGTCCTCCCTGACCACGATCCGGACGTACCCGGGCCGGGGGATGACGAACACGCTCCGCCCGTCCGGCCCCGCCGAAGGTCCGTACGGCAGGTCGCATTCGACGTCGCCGAGCAGCGCGTACCAGCGCGCGTCCACGCCGGGGAATCCGATGCCCGCCTGTTTGCGGACGGTGCTGCGGCCGCCGTCGCAGCCGGCGAGGAAGCGTGCGCGGATCGTCCGCCCGAAACGTCCATTGTGGACCACCGTGGTGACCTCGTCCGCGGACTGGGTGAACGAGCGCAGATCGTGGCCGCGCAGGATTTCCGCGCCCAGTTCGAGTGCCCGCGCCTCCAGGACCTCTTCGACGCGGGTCTGCGGGATCCCCAGCGAGAACGGGTGATCGGTCGCCGCGCCGTCGAGCAGGAGCGGGCCGGGCAGGCCGGTCACCGGTGCGTGCGGCACCCGGTGCCCCTCGGCCACCAGTCCCTCGGCCAGGCCGCGTCGCGCCAGCAGGTCCAGGGCCCGCGCGTTCAGGTTGAAGCCGCGGCAGTACGGCGGACGCTCGGGCAGGCGTTCGACGATCGTGGTGCGGACGCCCGCCAGCGCGAGCTCCGCGGCGAGCAGCAGGCCGGCCGGGCCGGCGCCGGCGACGAGGACGTCGGTTTCGAAGTCGGACACGGTTTCCCCTCAGAAGTTTTCGGGCCACGGCAGGGACCCGGACCGGATTTCGGCGGCCGTGCGGCGCGCCCAGTCGAGCTCCGCGCGCCACGCGTGCCGGACGAACTCGACCTCGATCATGAACAGCCGCGGCGCCCCCTTGCCGACGGTCTCGGCCAGCGCCGTGTCGGCGCCGTCGATGCGTTCGGCGAGGTGACGCGCGCGTTCCTCCAGCGCGTCGGCGGCGCGGTCCGGGCCGAGCGCGCCGAGGTAGCTCACCGCCGCGACGAACTTCGGGTACTCCGCGACGGGCTCGCGGACCAGTTCGTCGAGCCAGGCGACGAACTCCTGGCGGCCGAGCTCGGTGTGCGCGTAGACCGTCCGCTCCGGCCGGTTGCCGTCCCGGACCGTCTCGACGGGCTCGATCCAGCGGTGCTTCGCCAGGGACTCCACGGTGTCGTAGAGCGACCCGGGGTTGATCTTGAACGTCGAGCCCTTGTGCCGCTCGCGCAGCGTGGACGCCATTTCGTACGGGTGCATCGGGCGTTCCAGCAGCAGGCCGAGCAAAGCCAGCGCGAGGGTGTTGCGGATCTTGCGTGACGGCAATAGTCGCTCCCTGTTAGTCGGAACCGACTATACGACGACCGTCAAGTCAGGTTGCCGACGCAGGTGCGCAGAAGATCCGCCAGGTCGCGCCGCTGCTCGGCCGACAACGTGTCGAGCATCTGCACTTCGACCTGCGTGATCAGGTCTTCGGCAGCGGCCAGCCGGGCGCGGCCCGCCGGGGTCAGCGCCACCGGGCGCGCGCGGCCGGTGCTCGCCTGCTCGGCGACGGTGACCAGCCCGGCCGACCGCAGGCCGCCGAGGACGTCTCGCAGCGACTGTCGCGTGACGAACGTGATCCGCGCGAGTTCTGCCGATGACGCGCCGGGGTGGTCGTCGAGCGCGCGCAGCACGGCGTACTGCGACATCGACAGCTCCAAGGGGCGCAGCCGGTCGGTGCAGACCTGGTTGAGTGCCTGCTGGGCACGTTTGATCAGGTAGCCGGGCCGGTCGCCGGTCGGGGCTGGACTCATGACAGGGACCTTACACAGGCTGACCGCGCCCGGAACCTGAGCGGCTAGAAGCGCGTGTGCTCCCGCCAGTGGTGGAACAGGGCCGCGTCGCCGGACACGGTGAGCCGCGGGTCGCCGGCGGCGAGGCGCCCGGTCAGCGCGAGGAGCAGGTCGGCGGCCCGGCCCTCGACGACGACGTCGGCCTCGGCGGCTTCCTGCCCGACCTCGACCCCGGCCGGGGTCCGCCGGACGAGCCAGTGGACCTCCGGTTCGGTGGCGTGGAACAGCAGCGTCTCGCCGGTGCCCCGCAACGACGTCCGGTCCAGCGCGGGGTGCTGCCGGCTCGAGAAGGTGGCCACCAGCCCCAGGCCCTCGGAGATCCCGTCCGCGGCGAGGTCGGCGTCGACGGCGTACGGCGTGCCCGTCGCGAAGGCGGCGTCCGCGCGGTGGACGACCGTTTCGTGGGTCAGCCGCCGCGTCCAGAACCCGGCACGCCGATCGGGGGTCCACGTCGACGTCGGGGTTTCGGGCCCGACCTCGGCCACCGCGGCGACGAGCCGCTGCGCACCGTCGCGCAGCCAGCCGCCGAGGGCCTCGAACGCGGGCGGGTCGTCGACCGTGACGGCCTCGAACGGCACGTAACCCGTCGGCCGGCTCGCGATGATGACGGCGGATTTGTGGTAGGCGATCCCGACGTGGCAGGTCAGCTCCCGCAGTGTCCACTCCGGACACGTCGGGACGCGCAGGCCCGGATCGGCGCCCGCGATCGCCGTGCCGAACCGGTCCGCTTCCGTGACGAGGGCGGCGGCCAGCCGATCGTGGCTCAAAGAATTCACCACGCCACCGTAGGCCGTTCGACGGTGGCCGTGGGGTCGTGATCGGCTGCCCCGAAGCCGGCCTCCGAGCAGGAATCCATGCTCACGCGGGCCGGTTCGGCCTAAACTCCCGTGGTGGAAAAAGCCATTCCGATCGACCAGGTGCTGCGCCACGCGCCCGGCGTGGACGGTCGGATCACCGTCGAGCAGCTGGCCTACGGCTTGCTGACTGCGGGACAGAGCGTCGCTCTTCGGGTGCTGTCGGACCTGGGGGCGGATCCGGCCGCGCTGGCGGACCGGTTCCGGCCACCGCCCGAACCCGACACGGAACCCTTCACCGTCGAGTCCTTCATAAGTGCGTTGGGGGAACGAAATCGCGTCGAGCTGACACCGGAGGCCCAAGCTCTGGTCGATCGCGTCCGCGACGAAAAGGACTGCACCCCGTCGCTTCTGCTGGCTCTCGCCGAGGCAGGTGTGGTGCCGGTCTCGCCGGACGAGATCCGGAACCAATTCGAGAAGTGGGGCGTGGAACCCGAGCCGCTGTTCCCGCCGGACATCCGAAAGCTGAACGTCCTGATCGCGCAGGCGCGGGAGCTCAAGCGGAGGGTCGTCGACGCGGAGCGCTACGACTACGCCTCCACCATCCGGGCCCGCGAAAAAGCAGCGATGCGCCGTCGCGCGGAACTCCTGACGGAATGGGCGGGCGAAGCCGAGCTCGTGGCCATGGTGGAAGAGATCGAGAACCTTCGCGCCACGGTCCGCCGTCTCCGCGGCTGAAGCTCAGCGCGTGCCCTGGACGTCGGCGCGGCACGCCTCGAGGAACCGGTCCCCGGCGTCGCTGATCCCGGTCAGCACCTGGTCGAGACTCTCCCGGCGCACCTCCTCGGCCCCGGCGTCGAGCTCGGCGAAGACGGCGTTCGCGCCGTTGCGGGCCGCCTTCCACAGCTCCTTGCCGCGCTTCCGCGGTTCCTCGGTGCCGAACAGTGCCACCTGGTTGTGCGCCTTGCGCAGCTCGGTGCGCCGTTCGCGCCACCGGGTTTCGATCTGCTCCCGGTCCGCAGGCAGCTTGGTGAACTCCGACCGGACCAGCTGGAACGCCTCTTCGCTCGCCGTCGACAGGCTCGCGTAGGCCCGGACGCGCTCGTCGCGCAGCCAGTTCGCGTGGTCCGCGGCCCGCTTCTGCGCTTCTGCGCGCTGGGTCGCCTTCAGCTTGCGGCCCTCGACGAACGTGTTGGTCAGCAACGTGAGCACGACCCCGCCGAGCGTGGCGCCCACGGTGATCAGCTGCGTGGTGGTCCCCGAGTCCATGGCCGGAGTATTCCGGATCGCGTGCCAGACTCAGCTCATGCTCTCCATCCAGCCCGATACCTGGACGCTCGGCGACCGCACGGTCAACCGCATCGGCTTCGGCGCGATGCGGTTGCCGCAAAACGGCCAGGCGTTCGCCGCCGACGCCGTCCCGCGCGACCGCGACCAGGCGATCGCCGTGCTGCGCCGCGCCGTCGAGCTGGGCGTCAACCACATCGACACCGCCGCGTTCTACTTCTCCCGGCTGCGGTCGGCCAACGAGCTGATCAACCGCGCGCTGGCGCCGTACCCGGACGACCTCGTCATCGCCACCAAGGTCGGCCCGGCTCGCGACCCGGCCGGCGAGTGGCTGCCCCTGGCCCGCCCGGAGCAGCTGCGCGGGCAGGTCGAAGAGAACCTGCGCCAGCTCGGCCGCGACCACCTTGACCTGGTGAACCTGCGCGTCGCCGGGCTGGATTCGATCAGCGAGCACTTCGGCGTGCTGGCCGGGTTGCGCGAGGCCGGGCTGATCCGGCACCTCGGCATCTCCAACGCGCGGCCCGCGCACCTGGCGCAGGCGCAGGCCGTCGCGCCGGTGGTGTGCGTGCAGAACGCCTACGGCCTGGGCTACCGCCGGGGACAGGACGCCTTCCTCGGCACCTGCGGCGAGCAGGGCATCGCGTTCGTGCCGTTCTTCGCGATCGCCGGCGCCGGGCGCGAGGCCGGAGCGGGCGGCGACGAGCACGAGGAGGTGCTCGCCACCGCCCGGGCGCACGGGGCGAGCCCGGCACAGGTGCGGCTGGCGTGGGCACTGCGGCGGGGGCCGCACGTGCTGGTCATCCCCGGCACCGGGACCCCTGGTCATTTGGAGGACAACGTCGCGGCCGGAGCCCTCCGGCTCACCCCGGACGAGGTGGCCCGCCTCGACGCCGTCCACCAGGCCTCACGGGAGAGGTGAGCCGAACCAGCGGGCCAGGTGGTCGTCCAGGTCCCGTTGCTCGTCGCCGACCCAGGCGACGTGGCCGTCGGGGCGCAGCAGGACGCCCGGGACGTCGAGGGCCGCGGTGGGGTCCGCGAGGTGGTCGACCCGGTCCGACCAGCCGCCGGCGGACAGGCGTCCGGTCCGGTCCAGCAGCAGGCCGCGGCCGCGGTGCAGCCGGTCGTAGAGGCGGCCCTGTTCGACGTCGATGTCGCGCAGGCGGCGGCCGAGCAGGTCGGGGCCCTCGCCGAAGTCGTAGCGGATGTCGATGGCGGTGATCTTCCCGATCAGGTAGCGGTTCACCACGTCGAGGTCCATCAGCTCGGCGAGCAGCCGCCGCGCGGCCTGCGGGCCCGGTTCGGGCGACGTCAGTTCCATCTGGGCCCGGGTGTTGTCCAGCACGGCCTCGGCGACCGGACGACGTTCGGCCGGGTAGGTGTCCAGCAGCGGTTCCGGCGCCCAGCCGCGGATCCGCGCGGCCAGTTTCCAGCCGAGGTTGAACGCGTCCTGGATGCCCAGGTTCAGCCCCTGGCCGCCGGTGGGCGGGTGGATGTGCGCCGCGTCGCCGGCCAGCAGCACCCGCCCGGCCCGGTACCGCTCGGCCAGCCGGGTGGCGTCCCCGAACCGTGACAACCAGCGCGGGGAGTGCACGCCGAAGTCGGTCCCGGCGACGGCCCGCAGCTGTTGCCGGAAATCGTCCAGGGTGGGTGGTACCGCGCGATCGCCGACGCCCGCGGCGGGGACGACGACGCTGTAGACGCCTTCGCCGACGGGCCGGAACCAGAACCGCTTGTGCGTGTCGCTGACCTCGGTCACCTTGGCGGCGATCTCCGCCGGCGGCGCACCCACCTCCATCTCACCCATCAGCGTCTCGGTCCTCGACGGCTCGCCGGGGAAGCCGATGCCGCTCAGCTTGCGCACCGTGCTGCGCGCGCCGTCGCAGCCGACGAGGTAACGCGCCCGCAGCCGTTCGCCGCCGGCCAGCTCGACGGTCACGCCGTCGTCGTCTTGCTCGAAACCGGCCACGACGCAACCGTGCCGGACCTCGGCGCCCAGCTGGATCGCGTGTTCTTCGAGGAGCCGGACAACGACCGGCTGCGGGATGCCCAGCAGGTAGGCGTGCGCGGAATCGAGGTCACGGGGCGGGGGCTTGGGGATGGCGGCGAAGAACCCGCCGGCCGGCCGCTGCCGCCCGTGCCGGAGGAGGCGGTCCAGCAGGCCGCGCATGGCCATCAGTTCGAGACTGCGGATGTGCAGCCCGACGATGCGGACGAACGACGCGGGCTCGGTGTCCTGCTCCAGGACGAGGACCCGCACGTCGTGCAGCCGCAGTTCGGCGGCCAGCGTCGCACCGGTCGGCCCGCAGCCGGCGATGATCACGTCGAACGGCTCGGTGGTGGACGGCGAAGAGTCCATGGGTGGTGCCTTTCGGGAGTGCCTTGGGGTCAGGCGCTCCCGGCGACACCTACGTCAATCGCCCGGCCGTGACTGGAGGGGGAGCACCCACATCGATCCAGCGTTCATGGGTCTCACCTCCTCGGGCGGTGTCACGGTCTCCGGCAAGCTACAAGCCCGGGCCGCACCCCGTCCAATCCTTTTGTCGCCCGCGCGACCACAGCCGGGATCAAGCCGTCGGACGTCCCGCTCCGGCGTAGTCGTCGCCGTCCCTGCGGTACGAGTGGACCTGGACCGCCTGGCCGGTCTGCGGCGCGTCGATCATCTGCTGGTTGCCGATGTAGAGGCCGACGTGGTGGATCTTCGTCGCCGGTTCACCGTAGAAGATCAGGTCGCCCAGCTGCGGGTCGGTCACGTGCGGGACGCTGCGGAACTGCGTGTCGGCCGTGCGCATCAGCTTGATCCCCGCGCTGCCGTACGCCGCCGTCGTCAGACCCGAGCAGTCGAAGCCCGGGTCGTTGCCGCCGGTGCCGTTGCCGCCCCAGATGTACGGGAGGCCGATCTTGTCGATCGCGAAGTTCACCGCGCTCAGCACCGCCGCGTTCGGCGGCGCCGAGCCCTGGCCGACCGTGCCGTAGACGTTGACCGTGGCCAGCGTGCGGTGCAGGAACAGCGGCGCCGGCTGCAGCGTGCCGACCGAGTCCCACCACACCTGGCCCTGGAACAGGTCGTGGCCGTCGGCGCACAGCGCGCGGCCCGTGGTCAGAGCGGCGTCGTCGATGTTTTGGACATCGGGCTTCCCGCCGGACGCGCTCGCCTGGTACTTGCCCCAGACCGCCGGGGACAGCTGCATCGGCCCGGCGGCGTTCGCCGTCGAGACGACCTTGTTGTAGAAGTCGCGCACCTCGATCGTGCCGAGCGGCTTGTCCAGGACGCCGGTGGTGCCGAACTGGCCGCCCCGCGCCCGGCCGTGGTCCGTGGTCACTTTTCCGACCGCGGCCAGCGTGACCCACGAAAGGTGGCACCCGGGGACGTCCTTGCTCAACTTCGTCGTCGCCTTCGCGTAGCCCACCATCGCGCGCAGCGGGACGTCGAGCCACTGGCTGGTCTTGGACGCCCAGGCGTCGAACTCGCTCGCTTCGGGCACCTTCGGGGGCGTCGAGGTCTGCGGCGGCGTGGTCGTCGGCGGCTTCGACGGTCTCGGCGACGTCGACGACGCCGGGGTGCCCGTCGCGGCGGCGTTCGTGGTCTCCTGCTGCTTCGGCGCGAGCAGGATGCCGGCCACCAGGGCGCCCGCGACGACGACCACCGCCGTGATCACGACCACGGGCTTCCGGCGGCGAGGTGCGGGCAACTCGGACGACTCGGGTGACTCGGCCGGGACGACCTCGGGCTCTTCGCTCACCGGGCCGCTCCGGTGAGCCGGTCGAGGACGAAGCCGCGCAGGCCGTCGAGGTCGGTGTCCAGCGCGACCTCGATCGGGCGGCCGGGGGTGAACTGCGGATCGTCCTCGGCGAGCCGCCGCCGGTCGACCAGGGTCTGGCCGCGCGCCGGGCCGAGGCCGCAGTCGACGTCGACCCGGTAGGTCTCGGTGTGCAGGATGCCCGGTGAGATCGCCTCGGCGACCGCGACGGCGTCGTGCATGACCATCCGGTCCTCGCCGAACACGCGCGTGTAGTGCTGCCGGTAGGTCGAGGTCAGTCCTTCGAGGGTGGCGCCGACGGGCCCCGACGACGCGAGCTTCGCCAGCCACTCGCCGTCGACGGCGCAGCGGTGCGTGAGGTCCAGCGGCACCAGCACGACCGGGACGTCCTCTTCGACCAGCACCCGCCGGGCCGCCTCGGGGTCGCTCCAGATGTTGAATTCGGCGGCGGTCGTGCTGTTGCCGAACGTCACGCCACCACCCATGATCACCAGCCGCGCGATCTTCGCTGCCGCGCCCGGGTGAGCCGCGAGCAGCGCGGCGATGTTCGTCAGCGGCCCGATCGGGGCGATGGTCACCGGTTCGTCGGACGCCTCGAGCAGGTCGAGCATCAGCCGCACGGCGTCCCGCTCCTCCAGCGGTCGGCTCGCCTCCGGCAGGGTGTAGGAGTGGCCCGACAGGCCGTCGCCGCCGTGGACCGCTTTCGCGTCACGCGGCTTGGAGTAGACGAGAGGCCGCGCCGCCCCCGCGGCCACGGGGACGTCGGTGCGGCCGAAGAGCTCCAGCAGCCGGCGAGCGTTCGACGTCGTGCGGTCGAGGGGGACGTTGCCGAAAACCGACGTCACACCCAGCAGGTCGACGTCCGGTGACAGCGCCGCCAGCGCTATCGCCAGCGCGTCGTCGACGCCCGGGTCGGTGTCGATGATCAGCTTCGTGCCCATCCCGCTCCCCTTGCCTGCGAACCCGTCCCGCACACAGGTTACGGTCACGGGCATGACGTCGATGTGGGGTGCGCCCGCACTGTCGCGGGTGCGGGCCTGGCGCCGCGCCCGGCAGGACCCGCGGCAGGCGAAGTTCCTGACCGCCGACTCGCTGCGCTGGGTGCTGCGCAACCGCGCGTACACGCCCTGGTACCTGGTCCGGTACTACCGGCTGCTCAAGTTCCGGCTCGCCAACCCGCACATCATCCTGCGGGGGATGCTCTTCCTCGGGAAGGACGTCGAGATCCACTGCCGCCCCGGCTACGGGCGGCTGGAGATCGGCCGCTGGGTCCACATCGGCGACGGCAACGCGATCCGCTGCCACGAGGGCTCGCTGCGGATCGGCGACAAGTCCGTGTTCGGCCGCCAGAACGTGATCAACTGCTACCTCGACATCGAGCTCGGCGCGGCCACACTGGTCGCCGACTGGGTGTACATCTGTGACTTCGATCACGTCATTT
Protein-coding sequences here:
- a CDS encoding FAD-dependent monooxygenase, translating into MSDFETDVLVAGAGPAGLLLAAELALAGVRTTIVERLPERPPYCRGFNLNARALDLLARRGLAEGLVAEGHRVPHAPVTGLPGPLLLDGAATDHPFSLGIPQTRVEEVLEARALELGAEILRGHDLRSFTQSADEVTTVVHNGRFGRTIRARFLAGCDGGRSTVRKQAGIGFPGVDARWYALLGDVECDLPYGPSAGPDGRSVFVIPRPGYVRIVVREDDPPSDKDTPVTLERLQAQVDAVLGRHVEVRAPRWLSRFGDAARLASRYREGRVLLAGDAAHIHPPAGAIGVNVALDDAFNLGWKLAATVRGTAPEGLLDTYHDERHAAGARILANTRAQVALEEAAAEPWADLMRRVAAHPAGNRALAEIITGLDACYEPGGHPWLGRLAPDVPLRVSGAETHLAALLHTGRPVLLDLTASGSFAAWSDGVAVMAAASPSTSDADAVLLRPDGHVAWVGTPDSGDAGLAEALHRWVGDVPVPASA
- the rox gene encoding rifampin monooxygenase, which translates into the protein MDSSPSTTEPFDVIIAGCGPTGATLAAELRLHDVRVLVLEQDTEPASFVRIVGLHIRSLELMAMRGLLDRLLRHGRQRPAGGFFAAIPKPPPRDLDSAHAYLLGIPQPVVVRLLEEHAIQLGAEVRHGCVVAGFEQDDDGVTVELAGGERLRARYLVGCDGARSTVRKLSGIGFPGEPSRTETLMGEMEVGAPPAEIAAKVTEVSDTHKRFWFRPVGEGVYSVVVPAAGVGDRAVPPTLDDFRQQLRAVAGTDFGVHSPRWLSRFGDATRLAERYRAGRVLLAGDAAHIHPPTGGQGLNLGIQDAFNLGWKLAARIRGWAPEPLLDTYPAERRPVAEAVLDNTRAQMELTSPEPGPQAARRLLAELMDLDVVNRYLIGKITAIDIRYDFGEGPDLLGRRLRDIDVEQGRLYDRLHRGRGLLLDRTGRLSAGGWSDRVDHLADPTAALDVPGVLLRPDGHVAWVGDEQRDLDDHLARWFGSPLP
- a CDS encoding oxidoreductase yields the protein MLSIQPDTWTLGDRTVNRIGFGAMRLPQNGQAFAADAVPRDRDQAIAVLRRAVELGVNHIDTAAFYFSRLRSANELINRALAPYPDDLVIATKVGPARDPAGEWLPLARPEQLRGQVEENLRQLGRDHLDLVNLRVAGLDSISEHFGVLAGLREAGLIRHLGISNARPAHLAQAQAVAPVVCVQNAYGLGYRRGQDAFLGTCGEQGIAFVPFFAIAGAGREAGAGGDEHEEVLATARAHGASPAQVRLAWALRRGPHVLVIPGTGTPGHLEDNVAAGALRLTPDEVARLDAVHQASRER
- a CDS encoding TetR/AcrR family transcriptional regulator C-terminal domain-containing protein yields the protein MAEAPYLRIAADLRRRISAGELRPGDRVPSTRALVREWGVAMATAAKALSALGEQGWVRAVPGSGTVVADRTPVKPPLGRDALVRAAIALADAEGLAALSMRRLAAELGVGPMALYRHVPDKDELLRLMADVALGQVELPEPGPARWRPRLELAARAQWRAYRRHPWLAPILLNSLVRPPVLAAGLRLVDWSLRALAGTGLKRRVKLQVIMTLNGWVGGLAVSNAFEVQAEQDTGITGDQRLQADMALLTRLLESGRFPALTEVMTGVEDVGLDEAFEFGLQRQLDGIAVLLG
- a CDS encoding MarR family transcriptional regulator, whose protein sequence is MSPAPTGDRPGYLIKRAQQALNQVCTDRLRPLELSMSQYAVLRALDDHPGASSAELARITFVTRQSLRDVLGGLRSAGLVTVAEQASTGRARPVALTPAGRARLAAAEDLITQVEVQMLDTLSAEQRRDLADLLRTCVGNLT
- a CDS encoding PadR family transcriptional regulator produces the protein MPSRKIRNTLALALLGLLLERPMHPYEMASTLRERHKGSTFKINPGSLYDTVESLAKHRWIEPVETVRDGNRPERTVYAHTELGRQEFVAWLDELVREPVAEYPKFVAAVSYLGALGPDRAADALEERARHLAERIDGADTALAETVGKGAPRLFMIEVEFVRHAWRAELDWARRTAAEIRSGSLPWPENF
- a CDS encoding C40 family peptidase, which produces MVVITAVVVVAGALVAGILLAPKQQETTNAAATGTPASSTSPRPSKPPTTTPPQTSTPPKVPEASEFDAWASKTSQWLDVPLRAMVGYAKATTKLSKDVPGCHLSWVTLAAVGKVTTDHGRARGGQFGTTGVLDKPLGTIEVRDFYNKVVSTANAAGPMQLSPAVWGKYQASASGGKPDVQNIDDAALTTGRALCADGHDLFQGQVWWDSVGTLQPAPLFLHRTLATVNVYGTVGQGSAPPNAAVLSAVNFAIDKIGLPYIWGGNGTGGNDPGFDCSGLTTAAYGSAGIKLMRTADTQFRSVPHVTDPQLGDLIFYGEPATKIHHVGLYIGNQQMIDAPQTGQAVQVHSYRRDGDDYAGAGRPTA
- a CDS encoding GNAT family N-acetyltransferase: MLITTERLTLHAWSEDFFDDLFALAQVPETVRYVGTGEPWSHEYTLAKHRATLAHWTEHGFGWFAVSAAPGSFDGVVSLVRRNATESGLGLPAVEMGWWIASSGWGRGYATEATTAVRDQAFESRWADRLLAVYEPANEPSARVVEKLGFTAHSKFVLDGRVEQRAVLERPSA
- a CDS encoding maleylpyruvate isomerase family mycothiol-dependent enzyme, with product MNSLSHDRLAAALVTEADRFGTAIAGADPGLRVPTCPEWTLRELTCHVGIAYHKSAVIIASRPTGYVPFEAVTVDDPPAFEALGGWLRDGAQRLVAAVAEVGPETPTSTWTPDRRAGFWTRRLTHETVVHRADAAFATGTPYAVDADLAADGISEGLGLVATFSSRQHPALDRTSLRGTGETLLFHATEPEVHWLVRRTPAGVEVGQEAAEADVVVEGRAADLLLALTGRLAAGDPRLTVSGDAALFHHWREHTRF
- a CDS encoding DUF2306 domain-containing protein, producing MTTTEVRCPKPWVRRPWVFPLGVLVTAFLVFSLPPYLGLDPAQSRIPAPTGWYYPVLVTHIGFAALAMVTCALQIWPWLRQKHPAVHRRTGRVYVFAGAIPASVAGFAIALAAPFGPVGAVSNVLLATLWFGCTVQGYRMARARRFGEHRRWMVRSFALCMSIISNRIWGVVWAVVLTPQLDTTFGGSELALGQAIAGITTWTGWVLPLLAAEFWLGRGRSRRRTTA
- a CDS encoding Clp protease N-terminal domain-containing protein — its product is MEKAIPIDQVLRHAPGVDGRITVEQLAYGLLTAGQSVALRVLSDLGADPAALADRFRPPPEPDTEPFTVESFISALGERNRVELTPEAQALVDRVRDEKDCTPSLLLALAEAGVVPVSPDEIRNQFEKWGVEPEPLFPPDIRKLNVLIAQARELKRRVVDAERYDYASTIRAREKAAMRRRAELLTEWAGEAELVAMVEEIENLRATVRRLRG